Proteins encoded in a region of the Tepidibacillus fermentans genome:
- the rseP gene encoding RIP metalloprotease RseP, with protein sequence MDIKLVLEIILVFVSIMFIHELGHFIFAKRAGIFVREFSLGLGPKLFSIKKGETQYSLRILPFGAYVRMAGEDPEVIEIKSGDEIGVNLNKNDQVTDIFTSDIKLGQKVIHVEEIDLERELEIKGTDENGQLIQYPVSRQAILHYEKQKVQIAPWDRQFSSKSIFDRFATVFAGPLFNILLTIVLFFIVFNMVGVPSNKVVLGEITSNSPAEKAGLQEGDWIRSINGKTVESTQDFIGLIQQSPNQPLNITIDRQGEEKTLIVIPQFDEKTKTGRIGAVVTQAQKKATIIEAASYSVKNTVAMTKVILDGFKMILTGHVGMNDLAGPVGIMKITSDAAKQGLATLFNWASILSLYLGIFNLLPIPALDGSRLLFLTIEGLRGKPIDPKKESLVHLIGFAFMMLLMIIVTVNDVSRIFD encoded by the coding sequence TTGGATATTAAACTAGTGCTTGAAATTATTCTTGTGTTTGTTTCTATCATGTTTATCCATGAACTTGGACACTTTATTTTTGCGAAGAGAGCAGGTATATTTGTAAGGGAGTTTTCTTTAGGGCTAGGTCCTAAGCTTTTTTCTATAAAAAAGGGAGAAACACAGTATTCATTACGAATCCTTCCTTTTGGTGCATATGTACGGATGGCCGGAGAAGATCCTGAAGTTATTGAAATCAAAAGTGGTGATGAAATCGGTGTAAATCTAAATAAAAATGATCAAGTAACCGATATTTTCACCAGTGACATAAAACTGGGTCAAAAAGTGATTCATGTAGAGGAGATTGATCTAGAACGTGAGCTTGAAATAAAGGGAACTGATGAAAATGGACAGTTGATTCAATATCCTGTATCTCGTCAAGCGATCTTACATTATGAAAAACAAAAAGTTCAGATTGCACCATGGGATCGACAATTTAGTTCAAAGTCAATCTTTGATCGTTTCGCAACTGTTTTCGCAGGTCCTTTATTTAATATTTTATTAACCATCGTTTTATTTTTTATTGTTTTTAATATGGTTGGTGTTCCTTCCAACAAAGTTGTATTGGGAGAAATCACCTCTAATTCTCCAGCAGAGAAAGCAGGTCTGCAAGAAGGTGATTGGATTCGTAGTATTAACGGAAAAACAGTAGAATCTACTCAAGATTTTATTGGGTTGATTCAACAATCTCCTAATCAACCATTAAATATTACTATTGATCGACAAGGTGAAGAAAAGACACTTATCGTTATACCACAATTCGATGAAAAAACGAAAACGGGTAGAATTGGTGCCGTTGTTACTCAAGCGCAGAAAAAGGCGACAATTATTGAAGCAGCATCCTATTCTGTTAAAAATACAGTTGCGATGACCAAAGTGATATTAGACGGTTTTAAAATGATTTTGACAGGTCATGTAGGGATGAATGATCTAGCTGGCCCAGTAGGTATCATGAAAATTACCAGTGATGCTGCAAAACAAGGTTTAGCTACATTGTTTAATTGGGCATCTATTTTAAGTTTATACTTAGGAATCTTCAATTTGTTACCGATTCCCGCTTTAGATGGTAGTCGACTACTTTTTTTAACGATAGAAGGATTAAGAGGTAAGCCAATCGATCCTAAAAAAGAGAGTCTCGTTCATCTCATCGGTTTTGCCTTTATGATGTTATTGATGATAATTGTTACCGTAAATGATGTATCACGAATATTTGATTAA
- the ispG gene encoding flavodoxin-dependent (E)-4-hydroxy-3-methylbut-2-enyl-diphosphate synthase has translation MFKREETRPVYVGNLQIGGQSDVVIQSMTTTDTRDVEATVAQIERLAEVGCQMVRLAVINEDAAHAIKEIKKRSSLPLVADIHFDYKLALIALENGIDKIRINPGNIGSIDKVKAVVEACREKKVPIRIGVNSGSIEKEILAKYGHPTAEGLVESALKHVKILEELDFYDMVISLKASNVPMMIKAYQLMAEKRNYPLHVGVTEAGTIFSGSIKSAVGIGTVLANGIGDTIRVSLTSDPTEEIKVAKEILKSLEIRTNEPEIISCPTCGRIQIDLFSLANRVEEYLQTIDKPIKVAVMGCAVNGPGEAREADVGVAGGHGEGLIFRHGEIVRKVKEEDLYEELVKEIEEITKS, from the coding sequence ATGTTTAAACGGGAAGAAACAAGACCGGTTTATGTAGGTAATTTACAAATTGGTGGGCAAAGTGATGTTGTGATTCAATCCATGACAACGACAGATACCCGGGATGTTGAAGCAACTGTAGCTCAAATTGAACGTTTAGCGGAAGTAGGCTGTCAGATGGTTCGCTTAGCTGTGATTAATGAAGATGCAGCCCATGCAATTAAGGAAATAAAAAAACGTTCATCACTTCCACTTGTCGCTGATATACACTTCGATTATAAATTAGCTCTTATTGCACTTGAAAATGGAATTGATAAAATCAGAATTAACCCTGGGAATATTGGTTCAATCGACAAAGTAAAAGCTGTCGTTGAAGCATGTCGAGAAAAAAAGGTTCCAATTCGAATCGGGGTCAATTCTGGTTCTATTGAAAAAGAGATCCTTGCCAAGTATGGTCACCCTACTGCAGAAGGACTCGTCGAATCCGCATTGAAGCATGTAAAAATTCTTGAGGAACTTGATTTCTATGATATGGTCATATCATTAAAAGCATCCAATGTTCCGATGATGATAAAGGCTTATCAGCTGATGGCTGAAAAAAGAAACTATCCACTTCATGTTGGGGTTACAGAAGCAGGAACGATCTTTTCTGGGAGTATTAAATCAGCAGTAGGTATTGGTACTGTACTTGCTAATGGAATAGGGGATACCATTAGGGTTTCTCTTACTAGTGATCCAACTGAGGAAATAAAAGTAGCTAAAGAAATTTTAAAGAGCTTAGAAATTCGAACCAATGAACCTGAAATCATTTCTTGTCCTACTTGTGGAAGAATCCAAATTGATCTGTTTAGTTTAGCCAATCGCGTAGAAGAATATCTTCAAACGATTGATAAGCCAATTAAAGTTGCGGTAATGGGTTGTGCGGTGAATGGACCAGGAGAAGCACGCGAAGCAGACGTTGGTGTTGCTGGTGGTCATGGAGAAGGTTTGATTTTTCGACATGGTGAAATTGTGAGAAAAGTAAAAGAGGAAGATCTCTATGAAGAATTAGTAAAAGAAATCGAAGAGATTACAAAGAGCTAA
- a CDS encoding PolC-type DNA polymerase III, producing MGNPVDKNERFLALLTYAKIPKEIIQEYFTEGTIERVEISRKNKEWTFYFEFPKIIPSLVFEQMWKSVVESLKHIASVKFFLRFKGFLPEDWMNEYKDMIITPFQTTPSIYNILKQSVWLIDQNNLIIQVSNQAMKEVLEHKQFETQLRDILQYWCEKNIEFQVSCIDQEEVLNKFFEERLEEDMQLAQEAIVAKIEEEQPEILKNEQRIMFGYEIKEEPTSIQNIVEEEKSIVIQGTVFSTELRELKSGRLLLMFSITDFTDSIQVKVFLKDSKEKDSLSVNTGQWLKVKGQVQYDPFEKELVLLARDINVIEPVERKDTAEEKRIELHVHTNMSAMDGVNSIKKIVEQASKWGHEAIAITDHGVVQAFPEAYEAGQKYGVKIVYGVEANVVDDGVPVVYREQPRNLLEETYIVFDTETTGLSAMYNTIIEIGAVKVKNGEIIDTFAMFVDPKEPLSPKITEITGITNEMLQGAPLIDEALRKFRDFVGNGILVAHNARFDMGFLHMGYKKIGEEDLTNPVIDTVELARMLYPKMKNYKLNTLCQAFNIDLTNHHRAYHDAEATGKLLWKMIVDLQEKQIKDLIQINQNMGKMDVSRLRPFHVTILVKNEVGLKNLYKLISKSHLEYFYRIPRIPRSELITYREGLIFGTACQNGELFDAMLSKPPDEIEEMAKFYDFIEIQPLSHYQHLIRKGVVQSEKDIKNIHKRFIQLGEKLGIPVCVTGDVHHVHPTEIINRQILAFNQIGGYRYHQQDDLFSAHYLTTNEMFEEFSYLDREIAKKIIIDNPKKVVADVEELKPFPDDLFAPVIEGSEEEIRKMSYETAKNIYGDPLPEIVEKRLERELNSIINHGYSVIYLIAHKLVNKSLEDGYLVGSRGSVGSSLVATMTRITEVNPLPPHYVCPTCKHSEFILDGSYGSGFDLPDKNCPRCQSIMRKDGHDIPFETFMGFKGDKVPDIDLNFSGEYQPRVHKYTEELFGSDYVFRAGTISTVADKTAYGYVKKFIEEKQMNVRNAEVERLVSGCTGVKRTTGQHPGGLMVIPQYKDVYDFTPIQRPADDPNSDTITTHFDYHAISGRLLKLDILGHDDPTVIRMLQDLTGIDPKSIPVDDPNVYSIFSGTEALGVTPEQIGTNLGSLGIPEFGTKFVRQMLEDTKPKTFAELVRISGLSHGTDVWLNNAQDIIREKKAVLSEVISTRDDIMVYLIQKGLDSSLAFKIMEKVRKGKGLQLEDIEEMKKYNVPDWYIESCQKIKYMFPKAHAVAYVLMAIRIAYFKVYYPIYYYATYFSVRADEFDVKLAVAGSKAIRDKINEINEKGVQATPKEKGLLTVLELALEMIERGFQFKNVDLLHSDATKFIVDEDQKSLIPPFSAIPGVGTSVAQHIVEARNEGEFLSIEDFQLRAKASKTVVELFEEYGLLSGLPNTNQLSLF from the coding sequence ATGGGAAATCCAGTAGATAAAAATGAACGGTTTCTTGCACTACTTACCTATGCGAAGATACCGAAGGAAATCATTCAAGAATATTTTACAGAGGGGACAATAGAAAGGGTAGAAATAAGTCGGAAGAATAAGGAATGGACATTTTATTTTGAGTTTCCTAAAATCATTCCATCACTCGTTTTTGAACAAATGTGGAAATCGGTCGTGGAAAGTCTAAAACATATCGCAAGTGTAAAATTTTTTCTACGATTTAAAGGTTTTTTACCAGAGGACTGGATGAATGAATATAAAGATATGATCATCACGCCTTTTCAAACGACTCCAAGTATTTATAATATATTAAAACAATCTGTTTGGCTGATTGACCAGAATAATTTGATCATTCAAGTTTCAAATCAAGCAATGAAGGAAGTATTAGAACACAAACAGTTTGAAACTCAATTAAGAGATATCCTTCAATACTGGTGTGAGAAAAATATAGAGTTTCAAGTTTCTTGTATTGATCAAGAGGAAGTGCTCAACAAATTTTTTGAAGAACGATTAGAAGAAGATATGCAACTTGCACAAGAAGCAATAGTTGCAAAGATTGAAGAAGAACAACCGGAAATCTTAAAGAACGAACAGAGGATTATGTTCGGTTATGAGATAAAAGAAGAACCCACTTCTATTCAAAATATTGTTGAAGAAGAAAAAAGTATTGTAATTCAAGGTACTGTTTTTTCCACAGAATTGAGAGAATTAAAAAGTGGCCGGCTTCTCTTGATGTTCTCAATCACTGATTTCACAGATTCGATTCAAGTCAAAGTCTTTTTAAAAGATTCGAAAGAAAAAGATTCTCTATCAGTTAATACAGGCCAATGGCTAAAAGTGAAAGGACAAGTTCAATATGATCCTTTTGAGAAAGAATTAGTTTTATTAGCTAGAGATATTAATGTGATTGAGCCTGTGGAAAGAAAAGACACAGCGGAAGAGAAAAGAATAGAGCTACACGTTCATACCAATATGAGTGCGATGGATGGAGTCAATTCGATAAAAAAAATCGTGGAACAGGCGAGTAAATGGGGCCATGAAGCCATAGCGATCACCGATCATGGTGTCGTGCAAGCTTTCCCTGAGGCTTATGAAGCAGGACAAAAATATGGTGTAAAAATTGTATATGGTGTAGAAGCAAATGTGGTGGACGATGGTGTGCCTGTCGTGTACCGTGAACAACCTCGGAACTTGCTGGAAGAAACTTATATTGTTTTTGATACTGAAACGACAGGACTTTCAGCAATGTACAATACGATTATTGAAATCGGTGCCGTGAAGGTTAAAAATGGTGAGATTATTGATACTTTTGCGATGTTTGTCGACCCTAAAGAACCATTATCTCCTAAGATTACGGAAATAACAGGGATTACGAATGAGATGCTTCAAGGAGCACCATTAATCGATGAGGCTTTACGAAAGTTTCGTGATTTTGTTGGTAATGGTATTCTTGTCGCTCATAATGCTCGATTTGATATGGGTTTTTTACATATGGGTTACAAAAAGATTGGGGAGGAAGATTTAACCAATCCAGTAATTGATACCGTTGAATTAGCAAGGATGCTCTATCCTAAAATGAAAAACTATAAGCTAAATACCCTTTGTCAGGCATTTAATATTGATTTAACCAATCACCATCGTGCTTACCATGATGCAGAAGCTACTGGAAAACTACTTTGGAAAATGATTGTCGATTTACAAGAAAAACAGATTAAAGATCTCATTCAAATCAATCAAAATATGGGGAAAATGGATGTTTCTCGTCTTCGCCCTTTCCATGTAACGATTCTCGTTAAAAATGAAGTGGGTCTGAAAAATTTATATAAATTGATTTCTAAATCACACCTCGAATATTTTTATCGTATTCCGCGAATTCCTCGAAGCGAATTAATTACTTATCGTGAGGGATTAATTTTTGGCACTGCTTGTCAGAATGGAGAATTATTTGATGCGATGTTAAGCAAGCCACCTGATGAAATCGAAGAGATGGCAAAATTCTACGATTTTATCGAGATCCAACCTCTTAGTCATTACCAACATTTGATTCGAAAGGGAGTTGTTCAAAGTGAAAAAGATATCAAAAATATTCACAAAAGATTCATTCAATTAGGAGAAAAACTAGGTATACCTGTTTGTGTAACAGGAGATGTTCACCATGTTCATCCAACGGAAATAATCAACCGTCAGATATTAGCTTTTAACCAAATTGGTGGTTATCGTTATCATCAACAAGATGATCTTTTCTCTGCCCATTATTTAACGACAAACGAGATGTTTGAAGAATTCTCTTATCTCGATCGGGAGATAGCAAAAAAGATTATTATCGATAATCCCAAAAAAGTGGTTGCAGATGTTGAGGAATTAAAGCCTTTCCCTGATGATCTATTTGCTCCAGTTATCGAAGGATCAGAAGAAGAAATAAGAAAGATGAGTTATGAAACTGCTAAAAATATTTATGGTGACCCATTACCAGAAATCGTTGAAAAGAGACTTGAAAGAGAACTGAATAGTATCATCAATCATGGCTACTCGGTGATTTATTTAATCGCTCACAAATTAGTAAATAAATCTCTAGAAGACGGCTATCTTGTTGGATCTCGAGGATCAGTAGGTTCTTCTCTTGTTGCAACAATGACAAGAATTACGGAAGTAAACCCATTACCTCCTCACTATGTTTGCCCAACATGTAAACACAGTGAGTTTATTCTTGATGGTTCTTATGGTTCTGGATTTGATTTACCAGATAAAAATTGCCCTCGTTGTCAATCAATAATGAGAAAAGATGGACATGATATTCCATTTGAGACTTTTATGGGATTTAAAGGGGACAAAGTTCCTGATATCGACTTAAATTTTTCTGGTGAATATCAACCAAGAGTTCATAAATATACGGAGGAACTATTTGGATCGGATTATGTTTTTCGAGCAGGAACAATTTCAACGGTGGCAGATAAAACCGCTTATGGATATGTGAAGAAATTCATTGAAGAAAAACAAATGAATGTAAGAAATGCTGAAGTTGAACGCTTAGTGTCTGGTTGTACTGGAGTTAAAAGAACGACAGGACAACATCCTGGTGGTCTTATGGTTATCCCTCAATATAAAGATGTGTATGATTTTACCCCGATTCAACGGCCAGCAGACGACCCGAATTCTGATACAATCACAACGCATTTTGATTATCATGCGATTAGTGGACGTTTATTAAAACTAGATATTCTAGGACACGATGATCCAACTGTAATTCGTATGCTACAAGATTTAACGGGGATCGATCCAAAGTCAATACCTGTTGATGATCCAAATGTTTATAGCATTTTTAGCGGAACAGAAGCATTAGGGGTAACCCCTGAACAAATCGGAACAAATTTAGGTTCTTTGGGTATTCCAGAATTCGGAACAAAATTTGTTCGGCAAATGTTAGAAGATACTAAGCCTAAGACATTTGCCGAATTGGTTCGCATCTCAGGTTTATCTCATGGTACTGATGTTTGGTTGAATAACGCTCAGGATATTATTCGCGAAAAGAAGGCTGTTTTATCTGAAGTGATCTCTACCCGAGATGATATTATGGTCTATTTAATTCAAAAGGGATTAGACTCTTCTTTAGCGTTCAAGATTATGGAAAAAGTTCGAAAGGGAAAAGGGTTACAACTAGAGGATATTGAAGAAATGAAGAAATATAATGTGCCTGATTGGTATATAGAATCTTGTCAAAAGATTAAATATATGTTCCCAAAAGCTCATGCTGTGGCATATGTTTTAATGGCAATTCGCATTGCTTACTTTAAGGTTTATTATCCAATTTATTATTATGCGACATATTTTTCTGTCCGTGCTGATGAATTTGATGTGAAGCTTGCGGTAGCAGGATCAAAAGCAATTCGCGATAAAATCAATGAGATTAATGAAAAAGGGGTACAAGCTACACCCAAAGAGAAAGGGCTATTAACTGTCCTTGAATTAGCTCTAGAAATGATTGAACGCGGTTTTCAATTTAAAAATGTGGATTTATTACATTCAGATGCTACAAAGTTTATCGTTGATGAAGATCAAAAAAGCCTCATTCCACCTTTTTCTGCTATTCCTGGGGTTGGTACAAGTGTAGCACAACATATTGTTGAGGCGAGAAACGAAGGAGAGTTTTTATCGATTGAAGATTTTCAGCTTCGCGCCAAGGCGTCTAAAACAGTTGTTGAACTTTTTGAAGAGTATGGATTATTATCAGGACTTCCTAATACGAACCAATTATCATTATTTTAG
- the rimP gene encoding ribosome maturation factor RimP: MNQKITEIVEKMVLPILKQEDLELVDIEYKKEGSNWFLRIFIDKEQGVVDLDDCSKVSELLSKELDKVDPIANPYFLEVSSPGAERPLKNEKDLRKAIGKHVHITTYEPIENQKVFEGELLSFENEVVTIKEAKKVYKIPYKSVASARLAIVF, translated from the coding sequence ATGAATCAAAAGATTACGGAAATTGTAGAAAAGATGGTATTGCCAATATTGAAGCAAGAAGATCTTGAATTGGTTGATATCGAATATAAAAAAGAAGGTAGTAATTGGTTTTTACGTATATTTATCGACAAAGAACAGGGTGTTGTCGATTTAGATGATTGTAGTAAGGTAAGTGAACTTTTAAGTAAAGAGTTAGACAAAGTTGATCCAATCGCGAACCCTTACTTCTTAGAAGTTTCTTCTCCAGGAGCAGAACGTCCGTTAAAGAATGAAAAAGATCTACGTAAAGCGATTGGAAAACATGTACATATTACAACTTACGAACCCATTGAAAATCAAAAAGTTTTTGAGGGAGAATTACTCAGTTTTGAAAACGAAGTGGTAACAATAAAAGAGGCTAAAAAAGTATATAAAATCCCTTATAAAAGTGTCGCAAGTGCAAGATTAGCTATTGTTTTTTAA
- the nusA gene encoding transcription termination factor NusA, protein MNREFIEALDQLEKEKNISKEVILEAIEAALISGYKRNFHSAQNVRVDLNRETGEVKVFARKNVVEDVVDPRFEISIDSAREINPNYQIDDIVEIEVTPKDFGRIAAQTAKQVVTQRIREAERGIIYETFIDKEEDIVTGIVQRQDSRYIYIDLGKIEALLPLNEQMPTERFKQGDRVKVYITKVEKTTKGPVIFVSRTHPGLLKRLFELEVPEIYEGVVEIKSIAREAGYRSKIAVYSHNEDVDPVGACVGPKGARVQTIVNELKGEKIDIVKWSKDIEVFISNALSPSKVVSVDINEETKIATVIVPDYQLSLAIGKEGQNARLAAKLTGWKIDIKSESQFEKE, encoded by the coding sequence GTGAATAGGGAATTTATAGAAGCACTTGATCAATTAGAAAAAGAAAAGAATATTAGTAAAGAAGTTATTTTGGAAGCAATTGAAGCAGCTCTTATTTCCGGTTACAAACGAAATTTTCATTCTGCCCAGAATGTTAGGGTTGATTTGAATCGAGAAACAGGTGAGGTTAAAGTTTTTGCAAGAAAAAATGTAGTTGAAGATGTCGTTGATCCTCGTTTTGAGATCTCCATTGATTCTGCAAGAGAGATCAATCCTAATTATCAAATTGATGATATTGTTGAGATTGAAGTGACTCCAAAGGATTTTGGCAGAATTGCGGCCCAAACAGCAAAACAAGTCGTTACACAACGAATCAGAGAAGCAGAACGGGGTATCATTTATGAAACCTTTATCGATAAGGAAGAGGATATCGTCACTGGGATCGTTCAAAGACAGGATTCTCGTTACATTTATATAGATTTGGGTAAAATTGAGGCTTTGCTTCCACTTAATGAACAAATGCCAACAGAGAGGTTCAAACAAGGGGATCGAGTGAAAGTTTATATTACAAAGGTAGAAAAGACGACGAAAGGTCCTGTTATTTTTGTCTCGAGAACACATCCAGGCTTATTAAAACGATTATTTGAATTAGAGGTTCCTGAGATTTATGAAGGGGTTGTCGAAATTAAATCTATTGCAAGAGAAGCTGGTTACCGTTCAAAGATCGCTGTTTATTCTCATAACGAGGATGTCGATCCAGTAGGTGCTTGTGTAGGTCCTAAAGGCGCTAGGGTTCAAACGATTGTGAACGAGTTAAAAGGTGAAAAGATCGACATTGTAAAATGGTCAAAAGATATTGAGGTCTTCATTTCAAATGCGTTAAGTCCGTCAAAGGTTGTGAGTGTGGATATCAATGAAGAGACAAAAATTGCGACAGTGATCGTTCCTGATTACCAACTTTCCTTGGCTATTGGAAAAGAAGGTCAAAACGCAAGATTAGCTGCAAAACTAACGGGGTGGAAAATCGACATTAAGAGTGAATCGCAGTTCGAAAAAGAGTAA
- the rnpM gene encoding RNase P modulator RnpM, with protein sequence MKKKKIPMRKCVACQEMKPKKELIRVVRTPEMEIMIDLTGKKSGRGAYLCLNEECLHLAKKKKTLEKALEVKLGEEIYQQLQLELEKSNEQIR encoded by the coding sequence ATGAAGAAAAAGAAAATTCCAATGAGAAAATGTGTTGCCTGCCAAGAGATGAAACCAAAAAAAGAATTGATTCGCGTCGTTCGTACACCAGAAATGGAAATTATGATTGATTTAACAGGGAAGAAATCAGGTCGTGGTGCCTATCTTTGCTTAAATGAAGAATGTCTTCATTTAGCGAAAAAGAAAAAGACATTAGAAAAAGCATTAGAAGTTAAACTAGGAGAAGAAATTTACCAACAGCTGCAATTGGAGTTGGAAAAGTCTAATGAACAAATTCGATAA
- a CDS encoding YlxQ family RNA-binding protein has protein sequence MNKFDKILSFLGLAAKARKIITGEELVVNAIQEQKVFFVLLSTDASENIKKKILNKCEYYQIPYRIQFSREQLGHAIGKTSRVVIGITDFGFSKKLQELTE, from the coding sequence ATGAACAAATTCGATAAAATTTTATCTTTTTTGGGATTAGCTGCAAAAGCGAGAAAAATTATCACAGGGGAAGAATTGGTCGTAAACGCTATCCAGGAACAGAAAGTTTTTTTTGTACTATTATCGACAGATGCTTCAGAGAATATAAAGAAAAAGATTTTAAATAAATGTGAGTATTACCAAATCCCTTATCGAATTCAATTTTCTCGTGAACAACTCGGACATGCAATTGGCAAAACTTCTCGTGTTGTGATCGGAATTACTGATTTTGGATTTAGTAAAAAATTACAAGAATTAACGGAGTAG